The DNA sequence TCTTGTCGGCGCGCCTCACTTGGACGGACCGTGCCTGGCAGCAGCGGGCGCGGACCAATCAAACTCATCTGGCCGCGCAGCACATTGATGAGTTGCGGCAATTCATCCAAGCTCATAATGCGCAACCATCGGCCGACGCGCGTGATGCGCGGATCATCCTGGATAATCTCCAGGCTGATCTTGTCTGCTCCGTCAATCATGGTGCGAAACTTGAGAATCCAGAACGGCCGATTGAAGCGCCCGGCGCGCACCTGACGAAACAGCACCGGACCGGATGAATCCAATTTGATCAACAACGCAATCAGCGCCAGCAGCGGCGACAACAGAATCAACAGCAGGGCGGCCGCCAGGTAATCCACCAGTTGCTTGATCGCAAACGAAACGGGTCTTTTTTGGTAACCCAGCATACTGCCCTCTGCTGTTCACCCTGCCTTCTCGCCAGCAACAGACTGACTTCGCGTTGACCGGTTCAGCGGCTGATAGCGAAGGCCCAGCTTCTTTTCGATCAGATGATGATACGTCTCGACAATTCGCTCAGAGATGCGCTCTTCGTCAAACAGCTCTCTGGCGCGTTGTTGACCGGCTTGCCCCATGCGCTGGGCGAGCGCCGGATCATTGATCAATTTCAGCAGCGCGTCGCCAAGCGCTGCGG is a window from the Blastocatellia bacterium genome containing:
- a CDS encoding sugar transferase, translated to MLGYQKRPVSFAIKQLVDYLAAALLLILLSPLLALIALLIKLDSSGPVLFRQVRAGRFNRPFWILKFRTMIDGADKISLEIIQDDPRITRVGRWLRIMSLDELPQLINVLRGQMSLIGPRPLLPGTVRPSEARRQEMKPGLSSYPVLFGRHALSWDERMRLDIWYVEHWSLWLDLKIALLTIPRLWARQNAGQSRRRPDAASVVSVEQNNAR